GTACGGCTTGTATAGAGGCGGTATGAGCTTCAGGTCCACCCCGAACTCCACACATGTTCGTTCGAAAAACTTTGGAGCCGGTGCTAGACACTATGGATCAGAGAGCGAGAGTGGTAGGAAATCAGGAGGACCCCTAAAGAAATTCCTCAAAAGATTGCTAGTGGTCTTTCCAGTCACTTACTGGCTTTATGCACATGGTCACCTTCCAGTGATACATCTCAAACACATTGACGAGGATACATTTGACTCTTTGGACAATATGGTGGTTGTACTGCTACATTCACCGTTTTGGTATCCAAAGGAGCTTGTCAAAAAACTTGAAGGAGCCCTGCCAAAGGGCGTCAAGATGTACTATACCCTCAAGTAAGTTTAAATGCCAAAGGTTTATAGGTACTGGAATGGGAATAAATTTGGCAATGTTATTGTAGGATgttttgtgaatatatgAATGTGGTGAGAATGACGAGTTTGGTGTAGCTAAAGGGGCAATCTATCTTGTAGTAATGGATGATAGGATGTCTTCCATACAGCTACACAGTGAACTAGTTGTtaaggaggatgaatgactAGACAGTACTGCATTGAGACTgctcatggatctcagagctttgaaagagcatactctctgaacatggaggatgaccAAGGAGTTGGTACTAGATATAAGTGCAGGATGTGGAGAAAGTGGAACATGTAACTGTAAAGTACATCCTGATGGCATTACTGCCACAAGGGAGGTAAATAAACCAGTAGCAGGCTTCATCAAACTTATACATAAAAGTAATATA
Above is a genomic segment from Theileria equi strain WA chromosome 4 map unlocalized gcontig_1105316255041, whole genome shotgun sequence containing:
- a CDS encoding hypothetical protein (encoded by transcript BEWA_050440A), encoding MLHRFCKRLGDNSPIEAPCEWILHGGVAKKWAKTPPAVGQAHLWTGRGISGLFRTFYVHKPLGNTIGGTRIVKEVRLYGLYRGGMSFRSTPNSTHVRSKNFGAGARHYGSESESGRKSGGPLKKFLKRLLVVFPVTYWLYAHGHLPVIHLKHIDEDTFDSLDNMVVVLLHSPFWYPKELVKKLEGALPKGVKMYYTLK